The following nucleotide sequence is from Carassius carassius chromosome 16, fCarCar2.1, whole genome shotgun sequence.
ATTAGCGGCATACGAATGTTTCATGAATCACATGTGAACTCTGTCGTAAGTTGATTTGTGCGCACAGATCTGCACTTGTTTCTACGTTAAATTGCTAAATGAGGCTCGTTGATTTTCAATTataactttaattaaaattatgaaatcTATTGGGACACTAAAGCCCTCCCTAATTCTACCCGGTACTTAAtataactttttgattatttccttcatttttgtggaaaataaatgcttttccgaTGCGATAAgagatttgaaaagggagaaaaaaatttgGGCAAAAGGCAGATTCGAAATTGGGGCGATAGCTTCAAAAAGATTTTTGATCTAACAGTGTTATTTTCAAAAATACTTGTTTAAGTGTAATGGTGTtgatgagtgtctgtgtgtgtttgtgcagcttGGCGAGGTCTTGTACGAGGAGAGAGTGTATCCTCCAGGAAAATGGGCATGTGTCAGTAAAGCAGACATGCTGTATGAGCAAAGCATCTCCAATGCTTTTATGAAACTCATGCGCTTCATCTGCAAGGAGAATTCAACAGGTAAACTTTTAACCACCAAACTATTTCAAGTCTGTGATTTGAGACCCTTTGCCTTTTATTGCTTGTTTcaattttgttttctgtttaaaaaaatggtcataactttaaagcaactgtatgtagTTTTGTGTGTCTTACAGTTCACTCTTGTAAATATATCACCGTCATAATtactgtagtctacactgaaaaaagatttgaatccatTTTGAGTCCAGATTCGCAATAATTTTGCTAATATCACCACaccttaaaggcgcaatatgtaattattctgctttaaaaatagcagatatcactatatctatgttatatatattttttagttatgtacttacattatcccgacagtttccacgaactttcaaattcggagaaaattatagtttaattagaagacacggcacgtttctttatttccgttttgtcgcccgtctatggcgtcatataaactttgacccgtctagtttatctaacttcctgcggaaccgccaaatacaaaggtgaacagaagcaaagacgagacgaagaagaaaaagtagtagctagccttgatcgagactattatattttatatttatattgtttatataacgtacgggtgaaataaatgaccggagaaggttttgggacaagagaacaacgagacacgggtaaatattggagttgcatttccaagatagagagagcttcgtgacaagctgaaactacagagagatgcttgcgttctaataaacaggtatgcatccattcagctaactatatctatccgtatattttgtgaaactatgatgtcttgtgtaaaacgcagacggactagctctcatgtagagtataatgtaaatctacatgtgttctataaagtagcttcaaatgcagttcactatcttgttcgatatcatagtataaacgtaattataattattaacgaaaggcaaccgtgtttttttaacatatattactactagctagatggaatattgatttgataggggtctgataattcatatatctctccgttcgaaaatacgtgattgtcaaaatactaaggccggtgacacactggctgcgtggcgtctctgctgcgtgccagaagcgtggcggcagcctcacgttttctgtgtctttccacaccagaaccgtgcctgacgcggcgcgctgctgctgctgtaggtgacacagagggagaccgccgacagaccaggctcttgtcttcatgacaacaatatctatacttcatgttgaacataaatataaagccttctgataaaggacaccatcaacagtattgacggcaaaatagactatgtttgacaggtgcaatatttgaaaatcgataattatttatttattttttaaattacatgatttatatctgaatttatgtcaacctatagactttcaaacatcaaaatgtcaggaattaatatgtatttgtgtacaaaattacatataaacatattttcctattatattttgcctggaaacgcttccaacacgcttgcatGTCAGTTGAAAAATAGGCGtctgttctatttctagcatgcacgcgttttccgcgtggcaagcgcgtctcacgcaggcagtctgcaagctctaacctaataacatgggagccgaattaaaaactgacacgccacgcagctgagacgcttgcgccacgcatccagtgtgtcgccggcctcagttaaaatgagtgaggaatgtggggagcgacagagcgcgtgttccaatgaacaacaactcccatgagcctacgctctttcccgacgtcatcaaagtacatctcatgttattattttgattgagtgacccctggtggccaaaaattccatactgtgcgtttaagCTGTACAGTTAGTTGAATCAAAATCAGGTGAActgaacaccaaaaaaaaaaaaatcaataaataaaaattatatatatatatatatattaaaatgaatggaCTTAAATGGACAAAAAACAGATTTGAATCCACTTTGAGTCCAGATTCACACAGTAATATTGCTAATATCACCACACCTTAAGCTCTACAGTTGGTTCACTCAAAATCAGGTGAAATGAAGTccaaaattgtgaataaaaataaatgggcTTAAAATCTGCCACTAAAGTGGACCAAAAACAGGTTTGAATCCACTTTGAGTCCAGATTCGCAGTAATTTTGCTAATATCACCACACCTTAAGCTGTACAGTTAGTTGAATCAAAATCAGGTAAACTGAacaccaaaaaatatatatatattaaaatgaacgGACTAAAGTGGACAAAAACAGATTTGAGTCTACTTTGAGTCCAGATTTGCAGAAATGTTGCTAATATCACCTCACCTTAAGCTCTACAGTTGGTTGAATCAAAATCAGGTGGAATGATGTCCAAAATTGTGAATTAGAAATAAATGGCCTTAAAATCTGTCACATTAAATTGGACCAAAAACAGATTTGAATCCACTTTGAGTCCAGATTCGCAGAAATGTTACTAATATTACCAAACCTTACGCTGTACAATTAGTTGAATCAAAATCAGGTGGAATGAAGTCCAAAATTGTGAATTAAAATAAGTGGGCTAAAAAAAACTATCACTAAaatggatacacacacacacacaagaaaaaacTGGTTTGAATCCACTTTGGGTCCAGATTTACACTGATGTCACCACACCTTAAGCTGCTGAATCAAAATCAGGTGGAATGAACTCCAAAAAttgtgaatttaaataaataagtgggTTAAAAACTATCATTAAAGTGGACAAAAAAAGAGATTTGAATCTACTTTTAATCCAGATTGAGTGTGAATGCAAAAAAGGGCTTCTTTTTAGTTCATTACCGGTatgagttgtattttattaaCGTGCACGTCACCCCTCTTATAGCACACATATTTTCTATTACAATATTCATCATGATAATCACGATGATTGTTTCGTACAAAAAATGCAGTTCCCCGGTTTGCACAGTTTAAGCTCTGTGTCTGCAGGACGGTACCTTGGCATGTCAGTACCCATTGTGAATGAGATTACGATGGCAGAAGACGGCACTAACTTCATGAAGGACGTGTTGACGGCATATTATCTGCCCGCTGAGTTCCAGGCCAGACCACCTGAACCATCGGATCCTGATATCAGAATCGTTCAAAGAGACGCGATCCGCGTCATAGCCAGGTACACGACCAAACCAGACCCTTGGAGCTCACTCTTTTTCATCAGCAGTGCCAGCCCCAGAATGATTATAGCTGAACTTTTCTTCCATTCTAGGGTGTTTTATGGCACCACAACGGAGGAGACCATCTCTCGTCAGATCAGCATCCTTTGGGAGCTTCTGGGCAGCTCCGAGGATGTTCTCCGAGACCGCTACATGGTAGCCGCGTACGAGAATCCCGGCGTACCCCAGCGCAGAAATGAGATCTGGTTCATTCGCCGTGGCTCGTGAACATTTCACAGCTCGCCTGTTAAGCCAGTAGAGACATTTCGCCAGCAGAATGTCTCGAAATGAAGGGGTGGAGCTTGTCACAATCAAAACCCATTTATCCTTTTGTATTGTTGTGAGTGCGATGcagaatacatttgtttttaatcagTGAGTAAAGAAACTGCAGCTTATTACACAACTGATACAGATTACACACTAACACTGTGTATATAGCCCGCTGCTGATTTCAGGATGGACACATGGAAGAGATATCATTGGGTGACCtggcatttattttttaaatctgataTGTAGATAATTCATGATGCTTACTGTGTTTTCTGCTTGATTTGAATATTATGCACTACTTGAATTCACTTTCATTGTTCAGTTTGTTATAGTggaaaatattgtttttgctaGGTTTTCCATTGTGCCCTAACATGGTGTCTGATATTATGAAATACACAACTGTGAACCGAAAATCCTTCAATAACGagattttagtttgttatttgcaTTATATGCTGATAGAGAAACCGGTTCAGTTTTGAGATTTGCAGCTGGTATTAAGATTCAATACTTATATATTTACAGATATTGAAATTTTAACTAGTCATTTCGATTTTGTGTTGGACTgttgtaaatttaaatattttttggtaCTTTGTGTAACAGATTATCAGACCATTTATCAGACAATCATTAGCAAGAGCTTTTCTATCACTAAAACTCAGAATCTTCTACATTTTTATGATATGGGCCAATTAAATGATTACCTTTTAGATATTAGTAGAGTATTCCCGTTTAAAGCAGTCAtttgacacaattttttttttattacgggTATGCTTTTTGAACTTGTTTCTTAAGTCTAGTATATCTAAAAACTAAGCTTTTTCTCCAAATGAATGGGACCGCCTGGCAAAATATCCCTTTGCAGAAGTATTGTATCTGAGCACTATTTGGTCTCAAGGATGTAACTGCATTTACTTggtgtattttttgttgttgtgttctatgtaattttgtacaaacGTATGTAAAACATCAGCAAAACTCTTTAAAGCACTGTTTTGACATTTGATTCCTTGCTTTTGTGACACTGATGGCTTAGGTGGTACTTTTAATTGATGTTTGCCTTGTCGAAGTATATTAAAACTTGCACACTCCCACTAagtctgtataataataatataataagaaactaaaaaaaaaacttaacatgcTTTGCTAAATCTTTAATACatgtatacaaattaaaaaagggtTTAATTAAATGCTGTTTGATTGTTGTTGTGGATCAATAAAGCCCGACTTTGTAATGAGcaagtttaaaataatttatatatttaatctcATTTGCTACGCTAGTTTGCAACACAACTCAATTTTGGCGGGCTGCAATTCCATTTTTCACCACACAGTATCTACACTGAACACACGGGGGGCGCTGTTGAGCTCGACATGATAGCCCTGTTAGCAATGTTGCCATGTCCACTACCTTTACACGGctggatgttttttttatgtcttagGGTTAAAGCGACCAAAATAACTTGCTATCTAGCCCCTGGAATGCGACTTTTACCAGGGGTAACGCACCAATAATATGTGCATTTTACCCCCAGGAACAGGAGAATATTATTTTTACCAGGGGGTCACTAAGTAAATCACTATCACTAAATTTTATGATGTCcaactcacttttttttttttttttaacttaaaatagtCTAGAaacgacaaaaaaatatattttgcagtaACTAAACTGATTGCAGTTCATTGAAATTCAGTCACCACAGGATGTCTGGTAAGAAGTGTACAGTAGACATGAAATggtgaatattaatatataaacagtgatttttttaacatgattttgACTTGACGTGACTATTTCAGTCTGTAAACGGAAAAGGATTTGTGAATGGCATAGGtatacaaaaatgacaaaatgatgGATGTAGTAGACTACATCCAGATTACCTTCACAAAAGTCACATTATATAAAACCGTTTTTATGGTCGCCAAACTAGTTACTGATTCAAAACAGTAAACACACGCACCATTGGAATCAATTACAATTCTCAAatttaaaaactgtttaatgAACTTCTGTCTACTGAGGTTTGTTCAGATGAAAGACTTCTTGAACAACAGTACGATCCATTAAACACACAGCTGTGGTGCTACTCTGACAGAGGTTTATTACTAGTCTAGAGGGCATCTGGGTGTGGCGAGACAATCACTAATTATCCTGTCCCCACTTGGGACAGGCCTGAGGAACAGGGAGGGAGTTGCAAATGAAATAAACCCAGATCATAAATTCAACAACCCAACCTGTTCAACACGATGTGAGGCGTAGGGTGTTAAAGGGTTTTAGGGAATCAGTGGACACTTTAAGATGTTTCTTGAACATTATGTCTTTTTAGAGCGGTCAATATTAACTGTGAAACCAAATATATATTCCCTTAAGGTTCATGCATGGAATCTGCAAACATCAGTGCAAACTCTTTGATGATCGTAGCAGATCTCCATGTAGATGACTGTCAGATTCACGGGTGAAATAGTGAGCAGTTGAGCTGTCAGA
It contains:
- the soul4 gene encoding heme-binding protein soul4, with amino-acid sequence MRSVSLCDPQCFKLRAAFVVSAAPQSLAVNSVRMALISIEDLAGLDDEQVDDEIPDSAEPMDEEEQERMYAHWQAVGRTHHVSVPREMRGPIEEMTRRNQSSEREPVPSVTVSRHEKLGEVLYEERVYPPGKWACVSKADMLYEQSISNAFMKLMRFICKENSTGRYLGMSVPIVNEITMAEDGTNFMKDVLTAYYLPAEFQARPPEPSDPDIRIVQRDAIRVIARVFYGTTTEETISRQISILWELLGSSEDVLRDRYMVAAYENPGVPQRRNEIWFIRRGS